A window from Deltaproteobacteria bacterium encodes these proteins:
- a CDS encoding GH3 auxin-responsive promoter family protein has translation MSDPANSLARDLALSTFRKVTHTAYAASLLTPRRAFAKKIQAPEKHSAEKLKDILSRNENTEFGRDHRFERIDSVAEFQNKVPIRKYEELAPYIHRAAEGRPGVLTSEDVVAFERTSGSSSFSKLIPYTRSFLNELEMATSAWLGDVIVRHPALLGKQSYWSLSPLVRRGEPVTKGGIPIGMESDLEYFNPVMRAMLSALMVKPRLGHIASGHSASVEQESSSELTLDGKMTAWRLETAAALLEARELGFISIWSPTFLFPIFETIGAHWDEVIPLVTSRRRRIELDAIRDLHDPKENPQSFYARVWPGLSTVSCWSDGPSADTALKLENFLPPNAEIEGKGLLATEGVVTIPFSGSPDPVIAIGSHFLEFIDLERPQGRPRLPHELKTGGLYSPLMTTSSGLYRYHLRDVLFCTGRNAETPTLRFRGRLDKTSDLCGEKLDSAQVERALEIASNTVGFRPDFFLLAPEFDGPLRYRAFIEAAGKNQDLRPRHEIAKFLEAFEKALKQNPHYAYALDLKQLLPLEATVIEHGVETWEKHMLMQGHRLGDLKLSRLDSKYNWREVFQPVSRRDL, from the coding sequence TTGAGCGACCCAGCAAATAGTCTAGCGAGGGATTTAGCCCTTTCGACATTTAGGAAAGTCACCCACACGGCGTACGCGGCCTCGCTGCTTACGCCAAGGCGGGCTTTTGCTAAAAAGATTCAGGCGCCGGAAAAGCATTCCGCTGAAAAGCTAAAAGACATTCTTTCCCGAAACGAAAACACCGAATTTGGCCGGGATCATCGCTTCGAACGAATCGATTCCGTCGCCGAATTTCAAAACAAAGTCCCGATTCGAAAGTATGAAGAGCTCGCACCGTACATTCACCGAGCTGCCGAAGGCCGCCCTGGGGTTTTGACGTCCGAAGATGTCGTGGCGTTTGAACGCACCAGCGGCTCATCGAGCTTTTCTAAGCTGATCCCTTACACCAGGTCGTTCTTAAATGAACTTGAAATGGCGACGTCTGCTTGGCTAGGTGACGTCATTGTTAGGCATCCGGCACTTTTAGGTAAACAAAGCTATTGGTCGCTATCGCCACTTGTTAGGCGTGGTGAACCCGTCACAAAAGGCGGGATTCCAATTGGAATGGAAAGTGATCTGGAATATTTCAATCCCGTCATGCGCGCGATGCTTTCAGCGCTGATGGTAAAACCACGCCTTGGTCACATCGCCTCTGGTCATTCCGCTTCCGTCGAACAAGAAAGCTCCTCGGAACTTACGCTTGATGGCAAAATGACGGCGTGGCGCCTTGAAACAGCTGCCGCACTTTTAGAAGCGCGCGAACTTGGTTTCATTTCTATTTGGTCACCGACATTTTTGTTTCCGATTTTTGAAACGATTGGTGCCCATTGGGACGAAGTCATTCCGCTGGTGACGTCCCGCCGGAGAAGAATCGAACTTGATGCCATTCGCGATCTCCATGATCCGAAAGAAAATCCACAAAGCTTTTACGCGCGAGTTTGGCCGGGTCTTTCGACGGTCAGCTGCTGGTCCGATGGTCCATCGGCCGACACGGCGTTAAAGCTAGAAAACTTTCTTCCGCCGAATGCCGAGATCGAAGGAAAAGGACTTCTTGCAACAGAAGGTGTCGTCACGATTCCTTTTTCCGGATCCCCAGATCCGGTGATCGCCATCGGTAGTCACTTCTTAGAATTCATTGATCTCGAACGTCCGCAAGGACGTCCAAGGCTTCCGCATGAACTTAAAACCGGTGGTCTTTATTCGCCATTGATGACCACGTCCAGTGGCCTTTACCGGTATCACTTGCGCGATGTTTTGTTCTGCACCGGAAGAAACGCGGAAACTCCGACGTTAAGGTTTCGCGGCAGACTTGATAAAACAAGTGACCTTTGCGGCGAAAAATTGGATTCCGCCCAAGTGGAACGAGCGCTTGAAATCGCTTCGAACACGGTTGGTTTTCGACCTGACTTCTTTTTACTGGCACCTGAATTCGATGGTCCGCTTCGCTACCGCGCCTTCATCGAGGCCGCAGGCAAAAATCAGGATCTCCGCCCCCGCCACGAAATCGCGAAGTTCCTAGAGGCGTTCGAAAAAGCCTTGAAACAAAATCCCCACTACGCTTATGCCTTAGATTTAAAACAGCTTCTTCCGCTAGAAGCGACGGTCATTGAACACGGGGTCGAAACTTGGGAAAAGCACATGCTGATGCAAGGCCATCGCTTGGGTGATCTAAAACTTTCGCGCCTGGATTCCAAATACAACTGGCGCGAAGTCTTCCAACCCGTCTCGCGCCGCGATCTTTAA